In Akkermansia muciniphila, one DNA window encodes the following:
- a CDS encoding acyl-[acyl-carrier-protein] thioesterase, with protein sequence MEHASAKEIYSVQATVRTYESGADGLMKPETVLLWFQEIAETHASCLGFGYDFVTSRSLAWVEVRLDAAVSRLPRWKETVELRTWTAQETPLLARRNMEIRDAQGNCIVAASCLWAVIDIRRRRPVPLNRHISSFPDTPCNETVTPVSMDISGLLPVIREWTAERRDTDFNRHINNAAYLSWALDSLPDSWLENHQLTGIHLHFRKETHAGDSMKSLLFFRDSLTSHQLMHGDELRVEVVLEWKTAEIA encoded by the coding sequence ATGGAACATGCCAGCGCCAAGGAAATCTATTCCGTTCAGGCAACCGTCCGCACTTACGAAAGCGGAGCGGATGGCCTGATGAAACCGGAAACGGTTCTGCTTTGGTTTCAGGAAATAGCGGAAACCCATGCCTCCTGCCTGGGGTTCGGCTATGATTTTGTAACGTCCCGCAGCCTGGCCTGGGTGGAAGTGCGCCTGGATGCGGCCGTCAGCCGCCTTCCCCGGTGGAAGGAAACGGTGGAACTCCGCACCTGGACGGCCCAGGAAACGCCTCTGCTGGCGCGCCGCAACATGGAAATCAGGGATGCCCAGGGCAACTGCATTGTTGCGGCAAGCTGCCTGTGGGCTGTCATTGATATACGCCGCAGGCGTCCGGTGCCATTAAACAGGCACATCAGCTCTTTCCCGGATACCCCATGCAACGAAACGGTAACTCCGGTATCCATGGATATTTCGGGACTTCTGCCAGTTATCAGGGAATGGACGGCGGAACGCCGCGATACGGATTTCAACCGCCACATCAACAATGCCGCCTACCTGTCCTGGGCCCTGGACTCCCTGCCGGACTCCTGGCTAGAGAACCATCAGCTGACGGGAATTCACCTGCATTTCAGAAAAGAAACCCATGCGGGAGATTCCATGAAATCCCTGCTGTTCTTCCGTGACTCCCTCACTTCCCACCAGCTCATGCACGGAGATGAATTGCGGGTGGAAGTGGTATTGGAATGGAAAACCGCTGAAATCGCATAA